One stretch of Chryseobacterium fluminis DNA includes these proteins:
- the ku gene encoding non-homologous end joining protein Ku translates to MKAIWNGAIGFGLVNIPVKIYSATETSKLDLDMLDKSDFSNIKFKRVNEKTGKEVKWENIVKGYLMEDKYIILDEEDYEAASPEKSKILSIDQFVKEVEVDSVYFENPYFLEPQKNGENAYRLLLNALAKTKMVGVGTFVLRESEAIGMIRPYNDDVLVLNRLRFAQEIRDYKDLKIPAKKAPKPAELKMAVSLIEQLSQEFDPEMYKDTYTESLMKIIKQKAKGKGVKAKKAEPAKEGKVIDLMAQLKASLQTPKSKNAS, encoded by the coding sequence ATGAAAGCAATTTGGAACGGTGCCATCGGCTTTGGTTTGGTTAATATTCCGGTGAAAATTTATTCTGCTACAGAAACCAGCAAGCTGGATCTGGATATGCTTGATAAATCTGATTTTTCGAATATCAAATTCAAAAGGGTAAACGAAAAAACCGGAAAGGAAGTCAAGTGGGAAAATATTGTTAAGGGTTATCTTATGGAGGATAAATACATTATTCTTGATGAGGAAGATTATGAAGCCGCTAGTCCTGAAAAATCTAAAATACTCTCCATTGATCAGTTTGTGAAAGAAGTAGAAGTAGATTCCGTTTATTTTGAAAATCCCTATTTCCTGGAACCTCAGAAGAATGGTGAAAATGCTTACAGACTCTTGTTAAATGCTCTCGCTAAAACAAAAATGGTAGGGGTTGGAACTTTTGTTCTCAGGGAAAGTGAAGCAATTGGAATGATCCGTCCCTATAATGATGACGTATTAGTCTTAAACAGATTGCGGTTTGCACAGGAGATCAGAGATTACAAAGATTTAAAAATTCCTGCCAAGAAAGCGCCCAAACCTGCTGAACTGAAAATGGCAGTGAGCCTTATAGAACAACTCTCGCAGGAATTCGATCCTGAAATGTATAAAGATACGTACACTGAATCCCTAATGAAAATCATTAAGCAGAAAGCCAAAGGAAAAGGGGTAAAAGCGAAAAAAGCCGAACCTGCAAAAGAAGGCAAAGTGATCGATCTTATGGCTCAGCTGAAAGCCAGCTTACAAACTCCCAAATCTAAAAATGCATCGTAA
- a CDS encoding DNA polymerase ligase N-terminal domain-containing protein gives MALKDYNEKRKFDETSEPKGKTKKSKDKLIFVIQRHAASRLHYDFRLEMEGVLKSWAVPKGPSLNPDDKRLAMMVEDHPYDYKDFEGNIPEGNYGAGQVEVWDSGTYEPLDQNSTLSDEKELLKELKSGSLKFILYGKKLKGEFALVKMKNAENNAWLLIKHKDDYAEEKYDAEENTAKNSLVTQFLEEKKSLKSSKKKS, from the coding sequence ATGGCTCTTAAAGATTATAACGAAAAACGCAAGTTCGACGAAACCAGTGAACCCAAAGGAAAGACAAAAAAAAGTAAAGACAAGCTTATTTTTGTTATCCAGAGACATGCCGCCTCACGCCTCCACTATGATTTCAGGCTGGAGATGGAAGGGGTCCTGAAGAGCTGGGCTGTACCGAAAGGTCCTTCCTTAAATCCGGATGATAAACGCCTGGCGATGATGGTGGAAGATCACCCTTATGATTACAAAGATTTTGAAGGAAATATTCCGGAGGGAAATTATGGTGCAGGACAGGTCGAAGTCTGGGACAGCGGGACTTACGAACCTTTAGATCAAAACAGCACTTTATCTGATGAAAAAGAATTGCTTAAAGAACTGAAATCCGGCTCTTTAAAGTTTATCCTGTACGGTAAAAAGCTTAAAGGGGAATTTGCATTGGTTAAAATGAAAAATGCCGAAAATAATGCCTGGCTTTTAATTAAACATAAGGATGATTATGCAGAGGAAAAATACGATGCTGAAGAAAATACGGCCAAAAATTCCCTGGTTACTCAATTTTTAGAGGAAAAAAAAAGCCTAAAAAGCAGCAAAAAGAAGTCATAA